The sequence below is a genomic window from Nostoc flagelliforme CCNUN1.
GAATTATTTTGCACAATAGTTTGGCTAGATGATAATCACGTATTTCTACGCACTCAAGTTGATATCGGATCTTGCTTAATAAATTATTATTCAAATTGGCTTTAGTTAAAAAAATCATAATTTAAAATTCCTTTAATCAATCTTGTTTGTTCCTTTATAGTTACACCTCTCCTCAGATAGTAAACATCGTAGAATTACCAAACTATTTTCCCCCTTTTTTCAAGTCAGTTGTAAAAACAGTAAAATTGCTTAGAAACCAGAACAGCTAGGCAATTGTTATCAATAACTGTAGGAGCGACAGTGAGTGTATCTATAGTGAATGGCATGAAGGCAAGGTAAATTGTCGAGACAGCAGGAGCAAAAGAGCAGCAAGGAAGTAGAAATATATAAAGCTGATGTATTGGCAAACTTTGCACTATTGACTATAAATAGTGGTGTTATTGACGCAAAGACGCAAAAACTGAACTTAGCGCCTTGACGTTAAGTTCATTCAAATTTTGAGGTGATGTGTGTTTAAATCTTTTACGAAACTTGACTACCTGCTAAAAGAAACTTTCCTCGGTTTACTGCGGGGAGGTTGGATGAATTGGGCAGCTGTAAGTACTGTAACAGTGTTACTGTTTTTATTCGGCTTGAGTTTGCAAACCTCTTGGCAAGTCGAAAAACTCCTCTACCAGTTTGGTAGCCAGCTAGAAGTATCAGTTTATCTCGAACCGGATACGCGGGCCGAAAGCATTGAGCCACTGATCGCAAAAATGCCAGAGGTAGCGGCGATACAAAGCATTACCAAAGAGCAAGCTTGGACTAAGTTAGTTAAGGAAATGAGAATTTCTGATATAGAGGGCGCTACGCAGCAGCTAGGTGAGAATCCTCTGGTTGATGAGATGAAGGTAAAAGCGCGTAATTCTCAAGTTGTACCAACTTTAGCAACGCAGTTGGCTAAATTGCCGGGAGTTGAGACGGTGCAGTATATGGATGAAGCAGTTAAACGCATTGCCCAATTGCATCAAGGTCTAAACTGGATTACTTTAACAATTACGATTATTCTGACTTTAACAGCGATCACAGTAACTACTACGACAATTCGGCTGATTGTCATGGCGCGACGCCAGGAAATTGAAATTATGCAACTAGTGGGAGCAACGTCTGCTTGGATTTACCTCCCATTTATTTTACAAGGGATTACCTTCGGTTTGGTTGGTGGTGCGATCGCTTGGAGTTTCATTTCTGTGATTCAACAGTTTCTCGGTAAGTTGCTAGCCAATCAACCTGAGTTTATTCAAGCTATCACCAACGGAGTGCAACTCACTCCAGCCCAAATTTTACTCTTGCCCCTGATTCTCTTAAGTTTCGGTGCAGCTGTAGGATTAATGGGAAGCTTATTCGCTGTCCGACGTTTTGCCAAAGGTTAATCATTAATCATTGGCCATTGCAAAGGACAAATACTTCGACTTCGCTCAGTACAAGTGACAAATGACTAATGACAAAACCTTATGAAATCGCAATGGGAATGTTTTCTGCAAAATCTCGGTGTATGGGAAGGTTCATTTACCAACTTTTCTCCTGAAGGTACACTTCTGAACGATACTCCTAGCCATCTCTCTCTAGAAGGTTTAAACAATAACCAGACAGTGCTATTAACTTTGTGCCGTTCGGGGCGAGATGATTTAGTCAAAGAATATAGTTCAGTGGGAGGGGGTGTACTATTTTTTGAAAATGGTTCATTTTCTGAGGGTTTAATTCAGCTAGGGCCATTTTCAGAATTCGGTGCAGAACTTGCTTTTGTTCATGAAAATCGCCGCTTACGCCTGGTGCAACTGTTTGATAAGACTGGTGATCTAAGTAGACTAGTTCTAATTCGAGAACATCTAGGTGGAACCCCAGCAACAGAACGTCCACCTTTGCAGATAAATGATTTATTGGGAGAATGGCAAGGACAAGCAGTAACAATATATCGAGATTTGCGATCGCCTGATATTTACTCTACAACTTTGAAAATACAACTTGATGATACTGGGCGATTAATTCAAACTACCTCTTTTGGCGATCGTACAATTACCTCAACTGCTATCATCAAAGGTTCCATCGTTCTCTTTGACCAAGATCCCCAAAAGCAAGTACAAGTATTATTGTTACCTGATGGCGCTTCTGCAACTTCTCCTCTAAAGGTGCAATTACGTCAACCCTTATTTTTGGAAGCGGGTTGGTTAATCCAGTCAAATCTGCGCCAGAGGATGATTCGCAGCTATAACGATAAAGGTGAATGGGTTAGTCTGACATTAGTTACTGAAGAAAAAGTGTAAGAGATTTGAGAGTGCGATCGCTTATCTCCGATAATTTAGAGTAAATATTCTTCAGATAACTGGGCTAGTTCTAACCTTAAAATCTTGATTGCGATGAATAGGAATTGACAGAATTTTATCTAATTCAGAGTTTTGATAGATATGATGACTGTCAGTAATTCTTCGCAAAACCCAACCTTTTTGCTCTACAATCTTACACAATCGAAAACTTAGCCTTCCTAATTTGTAAACAGTATGAGCAATAACAATTTTTGGCGAACTGCTTACCAGTTATTTAAACCAGAGGAACCTTTAGCAACACCTGAAAGCTTAAAAAGTTTTTACGTCCAGAGAGATAATAGTCCTGTGGATAAGCTTATTAGCTTGCTAGAAATGGAAGATGACCCAGCCAAATTTTTACTAGCTGGTCATCGAGGTGGGGGTAAAACTACTGAACTGCGACGATTGGAACAAAAATTAGCTGATAAGTACGCAGTCGTTTGGATTGATACACAAACCTCCCTAGACAGATATAACATAGGCCATGCGGAAGTTGTAGTTTTAATTGACTTACAAATTGCACGTCAAGTTATTCAATCTAATTGGTTTTTTAAAAAGGATAAATTATTACAAGCTCTCTTGGAGAGCTTAAAAAGCGTCGTTTATCAAGAAAAAGGAAATCAAACCGAAAGTTTGGGAATGCCAGAATTTATAGAAAAGGCAGGAATAATTCTCAAACGTGGTTTAACCACAGAAGTTACAAAAACTCTCAATGTCCGTCCTTTGCTGAGTGAAATTATCACGATAGTCAATAATATTATCGAAGCTGCGGAAAAAGAACAAGAGCAAAAATTATTAATTATTGTTGATGGATTAGATAGACACTATCAAATAACAGCTTTGGAAATGTTTTCCAGCTCTTTGTTGATAGAATTAAACTGTCATATTATCTATTCTATTCCTATTTCGCTGCGATATTCTCCCAGTTTTCGTCAGCCAATGGAAACCTTTCAAAAATGTTTGGATTTAAATAATCCTCCGGTTTTTGATTGTGATGATAACTTACGTCCAACTCATAATCCTAATTACAAAGGTCGGGAAATTCTAATTAATGTCATTAACAAACGTATTACCAGTTTAGGCGATAGCCACAAAGGTTTATTTAATCCTGATGCGCTGGAATTAATTTGCAAAAAAAGTGGCGGGGTGATGCGAGATTTAGTCCGATTAGCACGCACTACCTGTGAAATTGGGTTGCGGAATAAATTGACTCTTATAACTTTAGAAACAGCAGAAGAGGCAGTGCGAGAAGTGCGTAAGGAATATAACTTAAGTGATTACCACTACCCTGAACTTGATTTAATTCATCGGACTGGAAAATTAACAACTAAGGCACATAGCTTGCCAAGTAAGGGTGAATTTATTATTTGTGACGAACTTTTACAAAATAAATTAGTTTTAGGTTATTATAACTCAATGCAAGAGTCTTGGTTTGATATTAATCCTATTTTAATAGAAGATTTAGAACGTTGGCAAACTGCTAATAATCATATTTAAGTATGTGAATTTTCACAACAGATTACTAATTATACGCTGGTGTTGTGTATGCTTTTCCAAGATAGCTACTCTCTCAGTGAAGCTGACAAAGCAGAATTAAATAAATTAGTCAGCGTATTAGAAATTTCTAGTGGTACGACAATTATCTTTGCTATTGCACCAGAGAGTAGTCCTCAGCATCCAGTTGTGAGACAGCTACAAGAATCTTTAGCAACCAGCGATGAAAAGTTTACATTTGATAAGTTTTTTTATAGTCAAAATTCCTTCCATAATTTTCTGTATAGCCTAGATGATCATCAGCAGCGCAATCTAGAAACCGGACGCAGGTTGGTAATGGCATTTGGAATTGACCAATTACCGACACCGCGCTTGGTGAAAGAAATGAAGCAGTTAAATTTAGGAAGAGAAGAGCTATTTGGTAGAAATTTAATCCTGATTTTGTGGCTAAATAATACAGGTTTTTTAGATGAGTTTCGTCATCGTGCGCCAGATTTTTGGGATTGGCGAGAAAAGATAGTGGAGTTTGAAACGCGAAATCCTTTACTTTATCCCTATTTAGAGTGGCTCATTGCGGAAAATTCTTATCTAAAAATGAGCGGCGTAATGCAGGTAAATCGCCAAGTTGATATTTTTCTCGACCAAATTTATGTTTCTCTACAAGCACAATGGCGACAACAAGTAACAGATACTTCTGAACGCAGTCAACGCGAACTTGGGATGCTGACTGTACGGCAAGTTCAGAGTAGTAGATTGAAAGACATGGGTTTTGGTAGTGATGATTGGGATGAACCTTGCTATTACGAACCGCTACCAACAGAACTAATATCAGCATCAGTTTCCAGCACTAAAACGGTTACACAAAAGGTAGATTTAGCTGATGCTGTGCGGGATAACTTATATAGTGTCATTTTAGGCGCTCCTGGTGCGGGGAAAACTACCCTGCTGCGTTATTTAGCACTACATTTTGCGATCGCAAAAAGAGATAATTTAGAAACAGTCATTGTTGATAATGATGCAGTTGAGGATAATCAGAAGAAAGAGTTAGGTAAAACTGTGTTACCTATTTTCTTTCGGATTGCTGATTACGCCGAAAAATTAAAACAACAACCTGAGTTAACTTTACTTGAATATCTGCGTCAGTTTTACCGCCAGTGGGAAGCTCATTTTCAAGCAGAGGGAGAAATAGAAACCGAGGTGGCGGGGTTGTTGTTGGATGCTATGCGTCAAGGAAAGTGCTTGATGCTACTCGATGGGTTAGATGAGGTATTTGACCAAGAAAGCCGCAAACAGATTGTAGAACGTATTAACAAGTTTGTTCATGAGTTTCCTAGCAACAAATTTGTGATTACCAGCCGTATTGCTGGCTACCGTGATGTGCAACTCAGCAGTCGGTTTGCAGAGTTTACTATTGAAGATATGGACAGCATACAGGTAGAGCGGTTCTTGTATCGCTGGTGTCGAACAGTTGAAAAAGCACAGCAGCCAGATGCTAGCGAGGAGCAATGGCTAAAAAAAGGTACGGAGCAAGCACAGGACATTTTACTAGCTATTCAAGGTAATCCTGGTGTAGAGCGATTGACAGCAAATCCCTTGTTGTTAACTATCTTGGCATTAATTCACCGCAATGGCGATCAGCTACCTAACCGACGGGTTAAGCTGTATGAGTTGGCGGTGCAAACTTTGACAGAAGATTGGCAACTAAGTAAGAAGTTACCTGATGCACCAAGGGTAGTATTAAAAGAAACTGAGGTAGTGGAACTTTTAGCACCCCTGGCGTACTGGATGCACGAGGAGAAGCCTTCCGGTTTGGTAACGCAAAGGGAAGTGGAGGAAAAATTAGCAGAAAAGCTGGCGGAATTCAACGATACCGAACCGGAATCAGACTCCGTGCGTCAAGCCGTAGGAGAGTTTTTGCGGAAGGTGCGGGAAACAACAGGTTTATTTGTGGAACGAATACCTGGTTTTTATGGCTTTATGCACCTGACGTTTGAAGAGTATTTTGCAGCGCGTTATATTGCGGATAAAGAACAGAGTGAAATTCTGGAACTAATTCAAAAACATTTGAACGAGCCACGTTGGAATGAGCCACTTTTACTAGCTTTGGGGTATTACGGGAGTCATTTTTCAGCGCAATTTAAGAAATTAGCCGAGAAATTGTTTATTAATTTAGACAAATATCAACCTGTGCTACAACATGGGGAAATAAAAATTACTGCATCTAATGATACAACTATTATTTATTTAAAGGAGGACGAATCAGGAAATAACTTAAATAAATTAGAATTTAAGCTTAGAGATTTGCTGTTTGCAGGACAGGTAATTGCTGAAATTGAAATTAATAGTATCGTTATTCGCAAAAAACCAATTTCTAAGTTAGTTATTACCTATCTTGGCATAACTAATCAGGTACATAGATAGGGATTTTGAGGATGATACTACTAAGCAACTACTGAGGCTGCTACGTAAAATTGAAATATTTTATCAAAAAGGTGAAGTTAGAAATTTATTCAAAGAAGCAGCTAATGACTTAACGTTGTCTGAAGAAATTCGGATTAAAGCAAAAACTGCTATTCTTTATGTTGCTTGCGGTGAATCAACAGGATTGGTTGATTGCGTAACAGAAATTGTTAACCAATTAGAGCCTTTATTGTTTTGCGGGATGAGGGATTTGGTTCAAGAACTGGGTGATGAAATGACACCTGTTCTTGAAAATACTCGTCAGCATTATAATATTGATAAAAGTTGTCAAACAGCATTAAGCTTTCTTACGACTATCTCTTACCTTCGTAAAGACAAGTATGATAAAGCTATTGAAATGTTGGAACTGCTAACTGATAAATTAGATAGCAACTTTAGTGTTTATATTGATTAGTGTTTTGGTATTTATTATCAAAAAAAAGAAGTATTTGAACAAGCAATTTTTTATTATCAAAAATGTTCTGAAAAGGTTGACAAGTATAATATTGAACCATCGGCGTTTATAATATATTGGAGAGATCGAGGTATTTGTCATAGATTACATGGCAAGTTTGAGCAAGCTTTAGATTATTTTCAGCGAATGCTGAGTATTAGCAAAGAAATTAAGAAACTTCAAAATGAATCATTAGCTTTGTATCACATAGGTAGAACTTATCAAGAATGGGGTAAATATGAGCAAGCAATCAATTACTATCAACAAAGCCGCGATCTTGATCAAAAATTAGGTAAAGATAAAGATGTAGCTGATCTGTGGTATCGGCTAGGGGATTGCTATCGAGAATGGGGTAAATACGAACAAGCTATTGAGTGTCAAAATCAAGATTTAGCCATCCGTCAGCAGTTGGATGACCAAGTTAATATTGCTGATGGTTATCGGCAATTAGGAAGGATTTATCAAGATTGGGGTAAATATGAGCAAGCCATCAATTACTTTCAACAAAGCCGCGACCTTTATCAAGAATTAGGCAAAGATAAAGATGTAGCTAATCAGTGGTACTGGCTAGGGGATTGCTATCGAGAATGGGGTAAATACGAACAAGCTATTGAGTGTCAAAATCAAGATTTAGCCATCCGTCAGCAGTTGGATGACCCAGTTAATATTGCACTAGCTTTCTTTCGATTAGGAAGGATTTATCAAGGATGGGGTAAATATGAGCAAGCAATCAATTACTTTCAACAAAGCCACGACCTTTATCAAGAATTAGGCAAAGATAAAGATGTAGCTAATCAGTGGTACTGGCTAGGGGATTGCTATCGAGAATGGGGTAAATACGAACAAGCTATTGAGTGTCAAAATCAAGATTTAGCCATCCGTCAGCAGTTGGATGACCAAGTTAATATTGCTGATGGTTATCGGCAATTAGGAAGGATTTATCAAGATTGGGGTAAATATGAGCAAGCCATCAATTACTTTCAACAAAGCCGTGACCTTTATCAACAATTAGGCAAAGATAAAGATGTAGCTAATCTGTGGTATCGGCTAGGGATTTGCTATCGACGATGGGGTAAATACGAACAAGCTATTGAGTGTGAAAATCAAGATTTAGCTATCCGTCAGCAGTTAAATGACCAAGTTAATATTGCACTAGCTTTCTGTGGATTAGGATGGATTTATCGAGAATGGGGTAAATACGAGCAAGCTATTGAGTGTGAAAACCAAGATTTAGCCATCCGTCAGCAGTTGGATGACCAAGTTAATATTGCTGATGGTTATCGGCAATTAGGAAGGATTTATCAAGACTGGGGTAAATCCGAGCAAGCCATCAATTACTTTCAACAAAGCCGCGACCTTTATCAACAATTAGGCAAAGATAAAGATGTAGCTAGATGTTATCGACAACTTGCTTCTTGCCAATGCTTATTAAAAAATAATCATTTAGATTCAACAAAAATAGCTAATTCACTTGCAGAAGCTGAAAAAAATCTTCGCCAAGCTAGAG
It includes:
- a CDS encoding DUF3598 family protein, producing the protein MKSQWECFLQNLGVWEGSFTNFSPEGTLLNDTPSHLSLEGLNNNQTVLLTLCRSGRDDLVKEYSSVGGGVLFFENGSFSEGLIQLGPFSEFGAELAFVHENRRLRLVQLFDKTGDLSRLVLIREHLGGTPATERPPLQINDLLGEWQGQAVTIYRDLRSPDIYSTTLKIQLDDTGRLIQTTSFGDRTITSTAIIKGSIVLFDQDPQKQVQVLLLPDGASATSPLKVQLRQPLFLEAGWLIQSNLRQRMIRSYNDKGEWVSLTLVTEEKV
- a CDS encoding P-loop NTPase fold protein, with amino-acid sequence MSNNNFWRTAYQLFKPEEPLATPESLKSFYVQRDNSPVDKLISLLEMEDDPAKFLLAGHRGGGKTTELRRLEQKLADKYAVVWIDTQTSLDRYNIGHAEVVVLIDLQIARQVIQSNWFFKKDKLLQALLESLKSVVYQEKGNQTESLGMPEFIEKAGIILKRGLTTEVTKTLNVRPLLSEIITIVNNIIEAAEKEQEQKLLIIVDGLDRHYQITALEMFSSSLLIELNCHIIYSIPISLRYSPSFRQPMETFQKCLDLNNPPVFDCDDNLRPTHNPNYKGREILINVINKRITSLGDSHKGLFNPDALELICKKSGGVMRDLVRLARTTCEIGLRNKLTLITLETAEEAVREVRKEYNLSDYHYPELDLIHRTGKLTTKAHSLPSKGEFIICDELLQNKLVLGYYNSMQESWFDINPILIEDLERWQTANNHI
- a CDS encoding type II toxin-antitoxin system HicA family toxin, with the translated sequence MCKIVEQKGWVLRRITDSHHIYQNSELDKILSIPIHRNQDFKVRTSPVI
- a CDS encoding cell division protein FtsX — translated: MFKSFTKLDYLLKETFLGLLRGGWMNWAAVSTVTVLLFLFGLSLQTSWQVEKLLYQFGSQLEVSVYLEPDTRAESIEPLIAKMPEVAAIQSITKEQAWTKLVKEMRISDIEGATQQLGENPLVDEMKVKARNSQVVPTLATQLAKLPGVETVQYMDEAVKRIAQLHQGLNWITLTITIILTLTAITVTTTTIRLIVMARRQEIEIMQLVGATSAWIYLPFILQGITFGLVGGAIAWSFISVIQQFLGKLLANQPEFIQAITNGVQLTPAQILLLPLILLSFGAAVGLMGSLFAVRRFAKG
- a CDS encoding tetratricopeptide repeat protein, with translation MCHRLHGKFEQALDYFQRMLSISKEIKKLQNESLALYHIGRTYQEWGKYEQAINYYQQSRDLDQKLGKDKDVADLWYRLGDCYREWGKYEQAIECQNQDLAIRQQLDDQVNIADGYRQLGRIYQDWGKYEQAINYFQQSRDLYQELGKDKDVANQWYWLGDCYREWGKYEQAIECQNQDLAIRQQLDDPVNIALAFFRLGRIYQGWGKYEQAINYFQQSHDLYQELGKDKDVANQWYWLGDCYREWGKYEQAIECQNQDLAIRQQLDDQVNIADGYRQLGRIYQDWGKYEQAINYFQQSRDLYQQLGKDKDVANLWYRLGICYRRWGKYEQAIECENQDLAIRQQLNDQVNIALAFCGLGWIYREWGKYEQAIECENQDLAIRQQLDDQVNIADGYRQLGRIYQDWGKSEQAINYFQQSRDLYQQLGKDKDVARCYRQLASCQCLLKNNHLDSTKIANSLAEAEKNLRQAREINTAGEYQENLAYDYTTFGLLYSQRLRLLPNQDTSIPEKAALFEEYYYRGLTYLDELGQTVNKAEESLDMARAYLEIEALENLNYSEEIAQKCLQIFQEYNRKKLEVSAHKLLGEIYLKRTQKNQPGAETMATQFLAKSLQIYRDLDLQEKAVEVEELINISKKINGKTY
- a CDS encoding NACHT domain-containing protein, which gives rise to MLFQDSYSLSEADKAELNKLVSVLEISSGTTIIFAIAPESSPQHPVVRQLQESLATSDEKFTFDKFFYSQNSFHNFLYSLDDHQQRNLETGRRLVMAFGIDQLPTPRLVKEMKQLNLGREELFGRNLILILWLNNTGFLDEFRHRAPDFWDWREKIVEFETRNPLLYPYLEWLIAENSYLKMSGVMQVNRQVDIFLDQIYVSLQAQWRQQVTDTSERSQRELGMLTVRQVQSSRLKDMGFGSDDWDEPCYYEPLPTELISASVSSTKTVTQKVDLADAVRDNLYSVILGAPGAGKTTLLRYLALHFAIAKRDNLETVIVDNDAVEDNQKKELGKTVLPIFFRIADYAEKLKQQPELTLLEYLRQFYRQWEAHFQAEGEIETEVAGLLLDAMRQGKCLMLLDGLDEVFDQESRKQIVERINKFVHEFPSNKFVITSRIAGYRDVQLSSRFAEFTIEDMDSIQVERFLYRWCRTVEKAQQPDASEEQWLKKGTEQAQDILLAIQGNPGVERLTANPLLLTILALIHRNGDQLPNRRVKLYELAVQTLTEDWQLSKKLPDAPRVVLKETEVVELLAPLAYWMHEEKPSGLVTQREVEEKLAEKLAEFNDTEPESDSVRQAVGEFLRKVRETTGLFVERIPGFYGFMHLTFEEYFAARYIADKEQSEILELIQKHLNEPRWNEPLLLALGYYGSHFSAQFKKLAEKLFINLDKYQPVLQHGEIKITASNDTTIIYLKEDESGNNLNKLEFKLRDLLFAGQVIAEIEINSIVIRKKPISKLVITYLGITNQVHR